Proteins encoded within one genomic window of Halobacteroides halobius DSM 5150:
- the iolD gene encoding 3D-(3,5/4)-trihydroxycyclohexane-1,2-dione acylhydrolase (decyclizing): protein MGTIRLTVAQALVKFLDNQYLEVDGVENKFVEGVFTIFGHGNVVGLGQALEQDPGDLVVHQGRNEQGMAHAATAFAKQNKRQKIYACTSSVGPGAANMVTAAGTATANRIPLLLLPGDTFACRQPDPVLQQVEHPTNFTTTTNDAFRAVSKYWDRVNRPEQLMTAAINAMRVLTDPAKTGTVTICLPQDVQAEAYDYPEEFFKKRVHRLDRRPLTKPLLEEAVELITKKEKPLLICGGGVRYSEAADEFKEFAEKFNIPFCETQAGKSAIVWDHELNLGGIGVTGNLAANKIAKEADVVIGVGTRFMDFTTASKQLFQNPDVEFIGINICEFDAYKLDALPLVADAKAGLKALTKALKEESYQSSYTDEIETIKEEWKQEVDRLFNLEYTGEDFTPEVAGHLDEVLSEFNEDTESMLTQTRVLGELDKLLADDAIIVGSSGSLPGCLQRVWRPKKTNTYHMEYGYSCMGYEVCGALGAKLAEPDKEVYAMVGDGSYMMLHSELVTSIQEQKKINVVLFDNMAFGCINNLQMSQGMGSFGTEFRFRNEETGKLDGELVPIDFAASAAGYGVKTYRVTNVKELKEAIKDAKKSKVSTLIDIKVLPKTMTHGYESWWRVGVPEVSEKESVQQAHQELKGEIEKARKY, encoded by the coding sequence ATGGGAACAATTAGATTAACAGTAGCTCAAGCATTAGTCAAATTCCTTGATAATCAATATTTAGAGGTTGATGGAGTAGAAAATAAATTTGTTGAAGGTGTTTTCACTATTTTTGGCCACGGAAATGTAGTCGGTTTAGGGCAAGCCTTAGAACAAGATCCAGGTGATTTAGTAGTCCATCAAGGTCGTAATGAGCAAGGAATGGCTCATGCTGCTACTGCTTTTGCTAAGCAAAATAAGAGACAAAAGATCTATGCTTGTACTTCTTCAGTTGGCCCAGGAGCTGCTAATATGGTAACAGCAGCAGGTACAGCTACAGCCAATAGAATTCCATTATTACTATTACCAGGAGATACTTTTGCTTGTAGACAGCCTGATCCAGTGTTACAGCAGGTTGAACATCCAACTAATTTTACAACAACTACTAACGATGCTTTTAGAGCAGTCAGTAAATACTGGGATAGAGTAAATAGGCCAGAACAACTAATGACAGCAGCAATTAATGCTATGCGGGTATTAACAGACCCAGCTAAGACAGGAACAGTTACAATTTGCTTACCACAGGATGTACAGGCGGAAGCGTATGATTATCCAGAAGAATTCTTTAAGAAAAGAGTTCATCGCTTAGATAGGCGACCATTAACTAAACCTTTATTAGAAGAGGCAGTAGAATTGATTACTAAGAAAGAAAAGCCACTACTTATTTGTGGTGGAGGAGTTAGATATTCAGAAGCAGCAGATGAGTTTAAAGAGTTTGCAGAAAAATTTAATATTCCATTTTGTGAAACGCAAGCTGGAAAGAGTGCTATTGTATGGGATCATGAATTAAACCTAGGTGGAATTGGAGTTACGGGTAATCTAGCAGCTAATAAAATTGCTAAAGAAGCTGATGTGGTAATTGGAGTAGGAACTAGATTTATGGATTTTACAACTGCTTCTAAGCAATTATTTCAAAATCCGGATGTGGAATTTATCGGAATTAATATTTGTGAATTTGATGCTTATAAATTAGATGCCTTACCTTTAGTAGCTGATGCTAAAGCAGGATTGAAGGCTTTAACTAAAGCTCTAAAAGAGGAAAGCTACCAATCTTCATATACAGATGAAATTGAGACTATTAAAGAAGAGTGGAAACAAGAAGTAGATAGATTATTTAACTTAGAGTATACAGGAGAAGACTTTACACCAGAAGTAGCTGGTCATTTAGATGAAGTTTTATCAGAGTTTAATGAAGATACAGAAAGCATGTTAACTCAAACAAGAGTTTTAGGTGAATTAGATAAATTATTAGCTGATGATGCAATTATAGTAGGTTCTTCAGGTAGTTTACCAGGATGTTTACAAAGAGTTTGGCGCCCTAAAAAAACTAATACTTATCATATGGAATATGGTTATTCATGTATGGGTTATGAAGTATGTGGTGCTTTAGGTGCTAAGCTAGCAGAACCAGATAAAGAAGTATATGCCATGGTTGGCGATGGAAGTTATATGATGCTCCATTCTGAATTAGTAACCAGCATTCAAGAACAGAAGAAAATAAATGTAGTTTTATTTGATAATATGGCCTTTGGTTGTATTAATAATCTACAGATGTCTCAAGGAATGGGTAGCTTTGGAACTGAGTTTAGATTTAGAAATGAAGAAACTGGCAAGTTAGATGGTGAATTAGTACCAATTGATTTTGCTGCTAGTGCAGCTGGTTATGGAGTTAAGACTTATAGAGTTACTAATGTAAAAGAGCTAAAAGAGGCAATTAAGGATGCTAAAAAATCAAAAGTATCTACTTTAATTGATATTAAAGTATTACCAAAAACTATGACTCATGGTTATGAATCTTGGTGGCGAGTAGGTGTACCAGAAGTATCGGAAAAGGAAAGTGTGCAACAGGCGCATCAAGAGTTAAAAGGTGAAATAGAAAAGGCGAGGAAATATTAA
- a CDS encoding LacI family DNA-binding transcriptional regulator gives MGLTIKDVAKEAGVSYATVSRALNDHPDVNEDTRKRILKIASEIGYQPNVIARGLVSQETKTIGLLIPDITNPFFPEVARGVEEAAIEAGYNIFLCNTNWSKEREEHYIDALLQKQVDGLIITPSSENLDHLERLLNSKVKTVFVSSFIKHPDFTSIIVDNVTGAQRAVQHLIERGHKKIGFVGAGEDRFANQERLKGYKQALEANNIEIRPKYIKNQEGSYKRKSGYYLMKELLSLDQYPTAVFSYNDLLALGAIQAIREEGLSVPEDVAVIGFDDISFASLPEIQLTTVAQPKYDMGQLALENLLEQIKDKKEKSISRRILLDPKLIIRKTS, from the coding sequence ATGGGATTAACAATCAAAGATGTGGCTAAAGAAGCAGGAGTATCTTATGCCACTGTTTCTAGAGCTTTAAATGACCATCCAGATGTTAATGAAGATACTAGAAAAAGAATATTAAAAATAGCTAGTGAAATCGGATATCAACCTAATGTTATTGCCCGAGGGTTGGTAAGTCAAGAAACTAAAACAATTGGTTTATTAATACCTGATATAACTAATCCATTTTTTCCTGAGGTAGCACGGGGAGTTGAAGAAGCAGCTATTGAGGCTGGATATAATATTTTTTTATGCAATACAAATTGGAGTAAGGAACGAGAAGAACATTATATAGATGCATTATTACAAAAACAGGTAGATGGATTAATTATAACTCCTAGTTCGGAAAATTTAGATCATTTAGAAAGATTATTAAATTCAAAAGTAAAAACAGTTTTTGTTAGTTCATTTATAAAACATCCTGATTTTACTTCTATTATTGTTGATAATGTAACTGGAGCTCAAAGAGCAGTACAACATTTAATAGAAAGAGGACACAAAAAAATTGGTTTTGTTGGTGCTGGAGAAGATAGATTTGCTAACCAAGAGCGGTTAAAAGGTTATAAACAAGCTTTAGAAGCTAATAATATTGAAATTAGGCCTAAATATATAAAGAATCAAGAAGGATCATATAAAAGAAAAAGTGGATATTACTTAATGAAGGAGCTGTTAAGTCTTGACCAGTATCCAACAGCGGTTTTTAGCTATAATGATTTATTAGCTTTAGGGGCGATTCAGGCTATAAGAGAAGAGGGATTATCTGTACCAGAAGATGTGGCGGTGATTGGATTTGATGATATTTCTTTTGCTTCTTTACCGGAGATTCAATTAACTACTGTTGCGCAACCTAAATATGATATGGGCCAATTGGCTTTAGAAAATTTACTTGAGCAAATAAAGGACAAAAAAGAAAAGAGTATTAGTCGAAGAATTTTACTAGATCCTAAATTGATAATTCGTAAGACGAGTTGA
- a CDS encoding CoA-acylating methylmalonate-semialdehyde dehydrogenase translates to MVEELKNHINGEWVSSSTDQYVDVINPATTKMIGKTPMSTTKEVEEAIQTAKESFWEWRSTPPVERARYLFKLQNLIEENYDRLSEAVVEENGKNIKSARAEVQRALENVEVAAGIPSLVQGYNSEDIARGIDEKAIKQPMGVFTCIVPFNFPAMIPFWFVPYAIATGNTYIIKPSEKVPYTAQILMELIEEAGIPEGVVNLVHGGKEVSTTLLESDDIEGVSFVGSTPVAKKVYTKAAMEGKRAQCQGGACNFITVMPDANLEAAKSNIFSSFFACAGQRCLAGQNLVAVGDETYDQLKEMVVEQVPNIKVGYGLDEGVEMGPLITAKAKESILSRIDEAIDQGAKVLVDGRDIEVEGYEDGHFIGPVVLTGDIHDLDIVHEEIFGPVMNLIKVDTFEEARDLINSNNYGNAANIYTQSGKWARKFAYEVEGGNIGINIGVPAPVPHFPFSGMKDSFFGDLHAQGRDVIDFYTEKKIVIERYL, encoded by the coding sequence ATGGTAGAAGAATTAAAAAACCACATTAATGGGGAATGGGTTAGTTCTAGCACAGACCAATATGTTGACGTTATTAATCCAGCTACAACAAAAATGATTGGGAAAACACCTATGTCTACAACAAAGGAAGTTGAAGAGGCTATTCAAACAGCCAAAGAATCCTTTTGGGAATGGCGAAGTACACCACCTGTAGAAAGAGCTAGATATTTATTTAAGTTACAGAATTTAATAGAAGAAAATTATGATAGATTATCTGAAGCAGTTGTTGAAGAAAATGGTAAAAATATTAAATCGGCTCGAGCTGAGGTGCAAAGGGCTTTAGAAAATGTAGAAGTAGCAGCAGGAATTCCATCTTTAGTGCAAGGATATAATTCTGAAGATATTGCACGTGGAATTGATGAAAAGGCTATTAAGCAACCAATGGGTGTATTTACTTGTATTGTTCCTTTTAATTTCCCAGCAATGATTCCTTTCTGGTTTGTACCGTATGCTATTGCGACTGGAAATACTTATATTATTAAGCCATCGGAAAAGGTTCCCTATACTGCTCAAATCTTGATGGAATTAATAGAAGAAGCTGGTATTCCAGAAGGAGTAGTTAATTTAGTTCATGGTGGTAAAGAGGTATCTACTACTTTATTAGAAAGTGATGATATTGAAGGAGTCTCTTTTGTTGGTTCAACACCTGTTGCTAAGAAAGTATATACTAAAGCAGCTATGGAAGGCAAGAGAGCCCAATGTCAAGGTGGAGCATGCAATTTTATTACTGTAATGCCAGATGCTAATCTAGAAGCAGCAAAATCAAATATCTTTAGTTCTTTCTTTGCCTGTGCAGGACAAAGATGCTTAGCAGGTCAGAATTTAGTGGCAGTTGGAGATGAAACTTATGATCAACTAAAGGAAATGGTTGTAGAACAGGTTCCAAATATTAAAGTGGGTTATGGTTTAGATGAAGGTGTTGAGATGGGGCCATTAATTACAGCTAAAGCTAAAGAAAGTATCTTAAGCCGAATTGATGAAGCAATAGATCAAGGAGCAAAAGTCTTAGTTGATGGTAGAGATATAGAGGTAGAAGGATATGAAGATGGACATTTTATAGGTCCAGTAGTTCTAACAGGTGATATTCATGATTTGGATATTGTACATGAAGAGATATTTGGCCCAGTAATGAATTTAATTAAAGTTGATACTTTTGAAGAAGCTAGAGATTTAATTAATAGCAACAATTATGGTAATGCTGCTAATATTTATACTCAAAGTGGAAAGTGGGCTAGAAAGTTTGCTTATGAAGTAGAAGGTGGTAACATTGGAATTAATATTGGTGTACCTGCGCCTGTACCTCATTTCCCATTTAGTGGTATGAAAGATTCATTCTTTGGAGACTTACATGCTCAGGGCAGAGATGTAATTGATTTTTATACAGAAAAGAAAATAGTGATTGAGAGATATTTGTAA
- the iolG gene encoding inositol 2-dehydrogenase encodes MKKIKMGMVGLGRLGIQHAENIAFRVPQAELTAVCALEEDKINEVQENWGVPYGYTEYDEMIQNEELDAVFLCSPSSLHCDQIEKALDAGLHVLSEKPLGTTVEECKVAEKAVEKHPDLVFMLAFMRRYDPSYVYAKKMIDEGKVGKPFLYRGYSQDPESAIDGTLEYLAHSGGEFIDMAVHDIDAARWLLDSEPKQAWAIGGCYAYPQFAEYDDGDNVSALMKFENDAMGFLFAGRTAPHGYNVETEIIGTEGILRIGSVPQKNLVEILDQDGVRKECSQDFLERFDQAYVDELQEFVDCIIEDRKPDITVYDGTKNTKIAYDLTGSFQENKLIDIE; translated from the coding sequence ATGAAAAAAATTAAAATGGGTATGGTTGGTTTAGGAAGACTAGGAATTCAACACGCAGAAAATATTGCTTTTAGAGTACCACAAGCAGAATTAACAGCAGTTTGTGCTTTAGAAGAGGATAAAATAAATGAAGTACAGGAAAATTGGGGAGTACCATATGGATATACTGAGTATGATGAAATGATTCAAAATGAAGAATTAGATGCAGTATTTCTTTGTTCCCCTTCATCTTTACACTGTGATCAAATTGAAAAAGCTTTAGATGCAGGTTTACATGTACTGTCTGAAAAGCCATTAGGAACTACTGTTGAAGAATGTAAAGTAGCTGAAAAAGCTGTTGAAAAACATCCTGACCTAGTTTTCATGTTAGCATTTATGAGAAGATATGATCCCTCTTATGTTTATGCTAAAAAGATGATTGATGAAGGTAAGGTTGGTAAGCCATTCTTATATAGAGGGTATAGTCAAGATCCTGAGAGTGCTATTGATGGAACGTTAGAATATCTTGCTCATAGTGGTGGAGAATTTATTGATATGGCAGTTCATGATATTGATGCAGCTAGATGGCTGTTAGATTCTGAACCCAAGCAAGCGTGGGCTATTGGAGGCTGTTATGCTTATCCCCAGTTTGCTGAATATGATGATGGTGATAATGTATCTGCTTTAATGAAGTTTGAAAATGATGCTATGGGCTTCTTATTTGCAGGAAGAACTGCACCTCATGGTTATAATGTAGAGACTGAAATTATAGGAACAGAAGGCATTTTAAGAATTGGTAGTGTGCCACAAAAGAATTTAGTTGAGATTTTAGATCAAGATGGGGTTAGAAAAGAGTGCTCTCAAGACTTTTTAGAAAGATTTGATCAAGCTTATGTAGATGAGTTACAAGAATTTGTAGACTGTATTATTGAAGATAGAAAACCAGATATTACAGTTTATGATGGAACTAAAAATACAAAAATAGCTTATGATTTAACAGGATCCTTCCAAGAAAATAAACTTATTGATATTGAATAA
- the iolG gene encoding inositol 2-dehydrogenase, translated as MIKVGIIGAGRIGKVHAESITNYVPNAEIKGIADPYIDDETEEWANSMGIPNVYKDYKEILTDSEIEAVLVCSSTDTHSQISIEAAKAGKHIFCEKPIDHDLDKIHEVLNVVEEEGVKFQVGFNRRFDHNFKAVKEAVEAGKVGEPHIIKITSRDPEAPPIDYVKLSGGIFLDMTIHDFDMVRYLSGSEVEEVYAAGEVLVDPEIGEAGDVDTAVITLKLKNGAIAVIDNSREAAYGYDQRAEVFGSKGSVKVTNDRESTAVVSTEKGVTKEKPLYFFLERYMESFADEIKQFVNAVANDTEVPVDGTDGLKPILIGLAAQKSLEKGRPVKPSQIAKN; from the coding sequence ATGATTAAAGTAGGAATTATTGGGGCAGGAAGAATTGGAAAGGTTCATGCAGAAAGTATAACAAATTATGTACCTAATGCTGAAATAAAAGGAATTGCAGATCCATATATAGATGATGAAACTGAGGAATGGGCCAACTCTATGGGAATTCCTAATGTTTATAAAGATTACAAGGAGATTTTAACTGATTCTGAAATTGAGGCAGTATTAGTTTGCTCTTCAACAGATACACATTCTCAAATATCTATTGAAGCAGCTAAAGCTGGTAAACATATCTTTTGTGAAAAGCCCATAGATCATGATCTGGATAAGATTCATGAAGTGCTGAATGTAGTAGAAGAAGAAGGAGTAAAATTCCAGGTTGGTTTTAATCGTAGATTCGATCATAATTTCAAGGCGGTTAAGGAAGCTGTAGAGGCTGGAAAAGTGGGAGAGCCACATATTATTAAAATAACATCAAGAGATCCTGAAGCTCCTCCAATAGATTATGTAAAATTATCAGGCGGAATATTTTTAGATATGACTATCCATGATTTTGATATGGTGCGTTATTTATCAGGAAGTGAAGTAGAAGAAGTATATGCAGCAGGTGAAGTATTAGTTGATCCTGAGATTGGTGAAGCAGGAGATGTTGATACAGCAGTAATTACATTAAAATTAAAGAATGGAGCTATTGCTGTGATTGATAATAGTAGAGAAGCAGCTTATGGCTATGATCAGAGAGCAGAAGTATTTGGGTCCAAAGGTTCAGTGAAAGTAACTAATGATAGAGAATCAACTGCTGTAGTCAGTACAGAAAAAGGGGTAACTAAAGAAAAACCTTTATATTTCTTCTTAGAAAGATATATGGAATCTTTTGCTGATGAAATTAAGCAGTTTGTTAATGCAGTAGCTAATGATACAGAAGTTCCTGTTGATGGAACTGATGGATTGAAACCTATATTAATAGGTTTAGCTGCTCAAAAGTCTTTAGAAAAAGGACGGCCAGTTAAACCAAGTCAAATAGCTAAAAACTAA
- a CDS encoding DUF421 domain-containing protein, with protein sequence MLIVIIRTIILYITVLVVLRLLGKRQIGELQPVDLAVTIIVSELAAMPMQNTDIPLINTLLPILLILILQVYTSVINTKSITARKLICGEPDMLIKNGELNEDKLRKNRINIHELIEELRVKGYHNLADIEFAFIETNGKISVIPKSQKRPINPQDLQIETDYEGVPFPLIVDGRVYKDNLDEIDLSPQWLKEELSEFGVKDLSNVLFANIDSTGNLFYQLSESYKSKERG encoded by the coding sequence ATGCTAATAGTAATTATCCGAACAATCATTTTATATATAACTGTATTAGTAGTATTAAGATTGCTGGGGAAAAGACAAATCGGAGAGTTACAACCAGTTGATTTAGCAGTTACAATTATAGTTTCAGAATTAGCAGCAATGCCAATGCAAAATACAGATATCCCATTAATTAATACGTTGCTTCCTATTTTGTTGATTTTGATTTTACAGGTTTATACTTCTGTGATTAATACTAAAAGCATTACAGCTCGTAAGCTAATTTGTGGTGAGCCAGATATGTTAATTAAAAATGGAGAGTTGAATGAAGATAAATTAAGGAAAAACAGGATTAATATTCATGAGTTGATAGAAGAATTAAGGGTAAAAGGATATCATAATCTGGCTGATATAGAATTTGCCTTTATTGAGACAAACGGAAAGATAAGCGTGATTCCTAAATCGCAAAAAAGACCTATTAATCCTCAAGACCTACAAATAGAAACTGATTATGAAGGAGTTCCCTTTCCTTTGATAGTTGATGGTAGAGTATATAAGGATAATTTAGATGAGATTGATTTATCCCCCCAATGGTTAAAAGAAGAATTATCTGAGTTTGGTGTTAAAGATCTATCTAATGTATTATTTGCTAATATTGATTCTACAGGTAATTTATTTTATCAATTAAGTGAGTCTTATAAATCTAAGGAAAGGGGATAA
- the iolE gene encoding myo-inosose-2 dehydratase — protein MNPEKVKLGIAPIAWTNDDLPELGKENTFEQCVSEMALAGFTGSEVGNKYPNDPEVLKPKLDIRGIQICNAWFSTFFATRPQEETIEEFIKHRDFLHEMGAKVIGCSEQSYSIQGLDKPIFDEKPEFTEEEWAKVAAGYNKLAELAAEKGMKVSLHHHMGTGIQTPEETDKFMEMTNDDVYLLFDSGHMYYSEGTQESVEKLLTKCVDQIAHVHLKDVREEVVAEVKEDKLSFLEGVKMGVFTIPGDGAIDFDPIFKILEEADYEGWMVVEAEQDPAKANPFEYAVQTRGFIEEKTGL, from the coding sequence ATGAATCCAGAGAAGGTAAAGTTAGGAATAGCACCAATTGCTTGGACAAATGATGATCTACCAGAGCTAGGAAAGGAAAATACTTTTGAACAATGTGTTAGTGAAATGGCTTTAGCAGGGTTTACAGGAAGTGAAGTAGGTAATAAGTATCCAAATGATCCTGAAGTACTAAAACCAAAGTTAGATATTAGAGGAATTCAAATCTGTAATGCTTGGTTTAGTACCTTTTTTGCTACTAGACCACAAGAAGAAACTATTGAAGAATTTATTAAACATAGAGATTTTCTTCATGAAATGGGAGCTAAAGTAATTGGTTGTTCAGAACAAAGTTATAGCATTCAAGGTTTAGATAAGCCAATTTTTGATGAAAAGCCAGAGTTTACAGAAGAAGAGTGGGCCAAGGTAGCAGCAGGATACAATAAATTAGCTGAGTTAGCAGCGGAAAAAGGAATGAAGGTTTCTTTACACCATCATATGGGAACTGGGATTCAAACTCCTGAAGAGACAGATAAATTTATGGAGATGACAAATGATGATGTATATTTATTATTTGATTCTGGACATATGTATTACTCAGAAGGAACTCAAGAATCAGTAGAAAAGTTATTAACTAAATGTGTAGACCAGATTGCTCATGTGCATCTAAAAGATGTTAGAGAAGAAGTAGTAGCAGAAGTAAAAGAAGATAAATTAAGTTTTTTAGAAGGAGTAAAGATGGGAGTATTTACAATTCCAGGAGATGGAGCAATTGATTTTGATCCTATTTTTAAGATTTTAGAAGAAGCTGATTATGAAGGATGGATGGTTGTAGAAGCTGAGCAAGATCCAGCTAAAGCTAATCCATTTGAGTATGCAGTGCAAACTAGAGGATTTATTGAAGAAAAAACTGGTTTATAA
- a CDS encoding AEC family transporter: MDSIIRVLPNIIPILCLIILGYILNKLKFTSADTINEFKNFVLNVSLPALLFQSFLEINLEIKYIFIILTVFLANLLMLGIGKFFKKVLKIENPYFALLFTGFAAGVMGIPLFSVAYGAKNVDFFGMVQLGQEFYVWFILFPILSNLKGFVNSLKDRVLSFLESPIIISILLGLVLNLLGYNEFNNNFLIGILNTIDLVGQVTLPLILITIGYKIKFKFEGFYLPLKTLGLRLTIFVCLALVIDKFIFQKLLYLKDIFGIALLVMFILPPPFSMSLLVRKDDKKSQIYVDNTISLGIIISLLSFIVIVFVY, translated from the coding sequence ATGGACAGTATTATTAGAGTACTTCCTAATATTATTCCAATATTATGTTTAATAATATTAGGATATATACTAAACAAATTGAAATTCACTTCAGCTGATACAATAAATGAGTTTAAAAATTTTGTACTAAATGTTTCATTACCAGCATTATTATTTCAGTCTTTTTTAGAAATAAATCTTGAAATTAAATATATTTTTATAATATTAACCGTTTTTTTGGCTAATTTATTAATGTTAGGAATTGGTAAGTTTTTTAAGAAAGTTTTAAAAATTGAGAATCCCTATTTTGCGTTATTATTTACAGGTTTTGCAGCGGGAGTAATGGGTATACCTTTATTTAGCGTAGCTTATGGAGCTAAAAATGTTGATTTCTTTGGAATGGTTCAGTTAGGACAAGAATTTTATGTATGGTTTATATTATTTCCAATTTTATCAAACTTAAAAGGGTTTGTTAATAGTTTAAAAGATAGAGTATTATCTTTTTTAGAATCACCAATTATAATTTCAATTCTATTAGGACTTGTCTTGAATTTACTTGGATATAATGAGTTTAATAATAATTTTTTGATAGGAATATTAAATACAATTGATCTAGTTGGTCAAGTTACCTTACCATTAATTTTAATCACAATAGGTTATAAAATTAAGTTTAAGTTTGAAGGATTTTATTTACCTTTAAAAACTTTAGGATTGAGATTAACAATTTTTGTTTGTTTGGCTTTAGTGATTGATAAGTTTATATTTCAAAAGTTGTTATATTTGAAAGATATTTTTGGAATTGCTTTATTAGTAATGTTTATTTTGCCACCACCATTTTCAATGTCTTTACTAGTAAGAAAAGATGATAAAAAAAGTCAAATTTATGTTGATAATACAATTTCACTAGGGATTATTATTTCTTTATTGAGCTTTATTGTGATAGTTTTTGTGTATTAA